TTGacttaagtaaaaatacttAGCTACCTGTGGGTTTATACCGATGTGGAACTAAACAGCCTACAGTAACGGAGCTGGTCAGACTGGGGTTGTAACAGTTTTATTAGAATCTCTGTACACAATCAATAACAAAGCCAATAACAGAGCCGACAACAGAATCACTACAAATGTACAAACAGCAACGAACCGCCTCCATGTGATGTCTCCTCATCAGCTGTCAGGACCATGAGACAAGGCTGCGACCTTCAAAGTCTCTACAGACGTTGTAGTTGGGATGCCACTTGGATCAGAACCTCAGCGGGCCCTCAGCAGAACCACCATGCTCTTCACAGTGGCATTGAACGTCAGGTCAGGCACGTCTCTGGCCACCCGCTGCATTGGAGCCATGTTGGGTCCTTCGAGAGAGTCGAGCAGCCCTGAAAGCACAAATCACAGGTTCCCTCAGTCTGTGGTCCAGTCTGGGTGTTTCTGGTCATATTTCTGACTAAGTCTGCCTGTTCTTTGGTTCTGGCTGTGTTTGGACAGGACAGATCCTATTCTGTGGCTTTGCTTTGGTCTGACTCGACTCTGTAGTTCTGTGGTTCTTGTTGGATCTTTCTTGTCCTCTGGTTCTGTTCTGAGATTCTGTACCTTCGACGATCTTGTGGTAGGCGAAGTGCAGGTAGAGCAGGAAGAGCATGTGCAGCAGTGACAGAGCCCCGCAGAGAAGAAGACGTGGCGTCTGACCGACGGTCCGGGACAACAGGGCCGCgacctgtgacacacacacaggtgactcTTCCGAGACTGTCCCAAAGGCCAAGAGAAGAAGTGAACAGGGTTCTCACCATGCGCAGCGTGGACAGTCCTCCAATCAGCAGCCAGAGGACAtagaacaggaagtggaagtgAATGTTGTAGGTGACGAGCAGGACAACGCAATGACCAAACAGACCGTAACCCTGGcaacagcagacaaaaaaatgacatcacaaTGTGTTCAGTAGAGTAGGCAGGAGATGCAGAACCAGTACTGACCAGCAGGGAGAGTGTCTGCAGCATGGTGATCTGAGCATTGACCAAGTACGCCAGGAAGTAGATGAAAGATGAAACACCGAGCCAGTAACCAAAACAAGTCCCGATGGCGGTGCCCATCAGGGTGCCCTCCCTCTGCAGGACATGCATGTAAATACACATTCACATGTATATtgaaatgtatatatatagtaaaaTGTTTTTACTATGACAGTTCCAGACGTCTTCATGCCGTGCAGCAGGATGGCCACCAGGGTGAAGACCAGCATCAGAGGACCATACAGCTCGCCTGCGATCTTCTGCATGGGAGGGACAGACTGTGAGACCCTGACACTGTTAAAGCCATGCTGTCACACATGGGACGCATACCTGCGGGAAGTTGATCATGCGGATGGGTACGAGGGACTCGATGAGCCTAAAATGAGACAGAGCCATTAGCCAGAGCAGGAAACGGCAGTTAGGTGGCAGGAACCAGGAAGTGGACGTCCTACCTGCTGCGGACCTGCACCGGCTCCACGTCAAAGTACGGCCTCAGAATGTCGATGTTGGCGTACAGGTTGAAGGCTTTGGAAGCCTGCCGCTTCCCCGCCTGCCACACCTAAGGGCATCACACGGACCAGTCAGATGACGTGCTCAGCAGCGGGTCAGCCATCAACGACTCACCTCATCTGCAACCTGTCGCCCCAGCTGGCCCTTTAACCCCTTCATGCCCAGGAACTCCCCATCATCGTTGCCGTCATCCTCGGCTGCAGCCGCCTCAGCtgcaacctcctcctcctccttcattctCTGGTGCATCTCACCCATGTCCTCAAAGCTGGACCCTGACGTGTCGTCCATGTTCTCCATGTCGATGACCGCAGAGCCGCCGCCCTGAGACACATGAGGGAAACggtgcagcaacaacacacacgcaGACTGCATGTAGACACCGTATAGAACTTTAAGGTGACGAAATATATCCTGAAATATACGTCACGATAGATGGACTCGGCAGCAGATTAGCTCCTTTAGCACGTAGTTCTGCTTCTAGCATGTTAGCATCGATGTGTAATGAGCTCAGAGCAGAACCCCTCTGCATGctacatgttagcatgttagctcacCTGTATTAGGTTGTCTTCGAAGCTCCCCCATGGTTCCGTGTTCGTGTTTCTGCTTCCGGAGCCCGCAGACATGTTGCTCGCGGGGCAGCGTCAGGTTCCCAGGTGAAAGCGCGGGCTGTGTCCGGTCCGTGGAGGCTCTCCGCAGACTTTAGCTTCGGCAGGAACCGTCTGGAACTGATGTTTTGGTGCCGTATACCGTCGACATCACCGCGTGACGTCACCGACTGAGGCGACGTGGAGACATACGGGCCAATCACGGAAGGAGGGAATCCGAATTTACCCAGAGTTCATCGCGGAATCGGTGACGTAAGACTTGTCCTCGTCGCAGCAAAGAtctgatcattttttttttttatttaaacatgtttcaaaCATGACATTGAATGAAATTCAATTTACACGGAACTCGTTTGAGGAATACAGGAATGCTTCAAAACAGTACAAATGATAACATTCAACAGTCTATAACAAAACTaagttaaaagaagaagaaaaagaataaaacaaaaatttaCAGGGGCTGACATTTCAATAAGCTTAAGCGTGTACAAGGATAAGGGAATGTAAAATTAGAAGACAAGTGAGTCAGACATTGTTTCATATAAGTCATTAATTGACTGATTTTCCTGTATTAGTGTTTTAAGGGATGTTATATAGTTTTTAATTTcgtttttaaaaccgttaatgTTAGGCTTGCTGTTGTTCCACTTATTCTTGTGTATATGATACTTTCCCATAACAAAGATAATGTTTACCATCTTAGATATTTTCTTTGACAGACCTTCCATATAAATCATCACTTGATGTATGTTAAATGAAGAATTGTTAATCCCAATATTCAACCATCGGTAAACATCCTTCCAAAACATCATTGTGActgaacaagagaaaaaaggttCAGTTGTTTCATTATTTGTCTCAAAACACATGGATTGACTTCAAAGCTAAACCTTTTCTTATAGTTTCAGCAGCAGgataaatattatttatcagTTTGAATTTAACTTCTTTTACCTTGGGTAAAATTGGCCATTTAAGATGGTTTTTAATGCAACTTCATTATctgttatatttattttctttgttttttgataTCATAGAAAAGCTTTTCTTTAAACACACTTCCTATTACTTTGTTGTTACATTTTCTTTCATAAACTTTTAGTTCACCGATTTTTAAATCAGGCAGATTAACAGACACATTTGAActtgtgaagatattttttatCATGTGTTTTAAGGGAAGTGGAATGGCTCCACTGATTTTATTAAATTCTCTATAAGAGCATTTTAAGTTGAATTTTTCAGTAAATGAATTAAATTGCAACAGATTTTCATCCATCAAGTCAACATACAGAACCTTTTTATCATACCACTCTTGTTTAAATAAAGTCTTCCTGTTAATTAATATGGTTCTGTTATTCCACAAGGTGGCGCTGTGTGGTGTGAAGTTGTGAGTGAACATCAATTTCCAGTAGAGAAGTATTTGTTTATGGAAGTCAGAAAGTTTGATCGGTAATTTAGTTATTTCGTAGTCACATCTTAACAAGAATTCTAGACCTCCAACATTTTGGAAAAGATGTTTTGGTATGTGGAACCATATAGAATCTGGTTGTGTCAGATAAGCTTTTATCCAGTTCATCTTTAATGCACCTGTCATGGATTCAAAGTCGGCAGCTTTTAACCCACCATGTTTATAGTCTTTAACCATGATTGATTTTTTAAGGTAGTGTGTCTTATTTTTCCATATGAAATTAAAGATGATTGAATTTACCTTTTTAATCATTTGGGGAGGGACATAAAGAGATTGACAAGGATATACTAATTTTGATAAACCTTCTGCTTTAGTTAATAAGATTCTCTCTCATGAGCCAATGGTTGAGagattttttcatattttctatTTTCCCCTCAATGTTCAATTGTTCTCTCATATTTTTATCTTTAGACATTATTAAACCCAAATGTTTTACTTTAGTTTTGACAGGGATGGAACCTATATTTGTCTCAGCGCATGGATGAAGAGGTagtatttcacattttttcaaGTTTATGTATAGACCTGAAGCTTTGGAAAACATGGCGCCGCTGCTCTGAGGTTCGGGATGTTCCTCGTTTGTTTTGGTCTGTCCTGCTTCTCCCGGACAGATGTCTGGAATCTGTTGAAGAAGATTTGAAGAAGAATTTATGAGTGCAGCcaaacaaaaagaggaaaagtcTCATCATTTAAAAGCTATAAAACTTTACGTCTATATGTTTGTACTTTAATAAAGTTAAAAAGCTCTGATCTTTCATCATCGTTTTTCATGTTCGGTCCAGGACAGAATGTGTTCGCATCAAGATTATTACACATCCTCTGAGGACATGTAGACATGTTTCTATCTGAGCTACGTCAGCATCGCGTGCGGTTAACCGTGAGTCCTGCGGCCACCAGCAGGAGGCGCCCTCGCTCCTCAGTTCTCGCGACACTTCCGGCCCCCGTCTTTCCTGATTGTGACATTGGGGCAGCGGTTGGTGAAAACACCGGTTTTACCGAAGAGGTTTCCGTCCTAACGTGTCACTGAACCGACGTGGATTATTGATGACATCGAAGCCGCGGCTCCACACCAAGGGCTCCCGGTGAGTAACGTCGCGTGCGGCCCGTAAAAAGACACTTTTAGCGTCGATTGTCTGAGCTAACAGAGCTAACGCTGTTAGCGCTGTTAGCTCAGCTGACCTGCGTGAATGTTAGCGCTCAGTCGCTAACGGGTCGCTGCAGGCGGAGGATTTATGACTGTTTGCTAACGTAACATAGGTACGAAGGGAGCAGGGGTATGGATAAGGGACCACACCGCAGTGAAGTATTGATCCCCTGGTTTTGTAATGCTCCCGTCGGTGGTTGAAATCGATAATGCTACAGACCGAGCTGGCTCCGTTAGCTAACAACAGACTGACCTCCAGCTCCCGAATAAAGAGTAAACTGAACTGGGACAGGAGGGACAGGAGGGACAGGAGTTCCGTGTCAGTCCAGACCGGTTAGTAACAACATCAGTACTGATACACAGTTCGCCGGTTACCACGATGCGGAGCGGCGGCTTCTGTCTGTCACTCGGCTCACTCTGAATTCCATTATCGGACATTAATGACCAGTGAAGCCGTGAAGGAGGCGCTGTTTGGTTTTAAaggacagtctgtctgtctgtctgtctggggtTTGGTTTTAAaggacagtctgtctgtctgtctgtctggggtTTGGTTTTAAaggactgtctgtctgtctgcgcaCTTTCACACAACTTTCGGATTCTGGGTACGCGTGACGTTGTTGTTCCAGCTGTGCAGCAGATCGATGATCAGCAGATCGATGATCAGCAGATCGATgatcagcagtgttttgtagTGAGCGCTGCGTGTCACGCTCCCTCCGGGTTAATGTGTGCCGGAGCTCGCGGCTGTAGTCCGTCCCTGACACGCTGTCCCCGGCGCGCGCCCCTTCCGGTCTGAGTGCGTACGTGCGCCCCAGCAGGCAGCGATGGCGGCGCGTCTCCACGCTTCCTTCCTCATTCTTGCGAGCTCTGCGGGTTATTCCgagcacagaaacaacaacaaacccgACCGGACCGACGGGTTTTTACCCGGGTTATTCTGGGTTATTCTGGGTTTTACCCGGGTTATTCTGGGTTTTACCCGGGTTATTCTGGGTTTTACCCGGGTTACTGGCAGTCAGCTGATGGTCCGTGCAGGCTGCAGGAACGCGGGGATAAAATGAGCAGCCTGTAATTCCGGAGCTACATTCAGGATGTCGGTCCAGCTTTAATGTGTCATGATTTTACTCTTGCGTTAAgctgtgtgaagctgcagacaGCCGagggttaaagggttaaagctTGTGTGTTTATCAGCAGCTGTTCACACTGATACTGTAGCCCGGCCGCACCCTGGGGCCCTCTCAGGTCTGAGGGGGCCCGGTAAGATGTTAAGAATCGCTTCCCGAGCTGCCTGTCAGGGTCCAAACACGGCCGACCCCCTTGGTCTGAACACACATGTATGAGGGGACTCCAGTCCATCTTCCAGTGCTCCTGTCCCTGCAGGTGGACACGGGCACCTGAGCGTCACACGTTTGCAGCCACTGGTGTGACTGGTTAAATCTAAGTGGATGGTGGTGAGCCGCAGctttctgaccaatcacagagcaCACTGTAGCCATGGCCATAAACGGTGTGAGTGTCAGCTGAGTCAGGCTCACTGGGAACAGACAATAGAAGATCAGCAGCTGGTCTGAATCAGCTGTGTCCacatctgcacaaacacaaaggcacacGGAGTTATTGGTGATTGTTCATGTCAGGTAATGAATAatacacacagtggaaatgTGATCATGTGACTTAAGAGGATTTATGCAGATGATCTGTTTTCTCAGGCAGCTGAttgttttctgtgcagctgATGGAAGTTCAGACTGTCTTTGTTCTGTCTGTGGTAACGTCAGTCCCGTCTGACCTGTTCGATTCTGTTTCCTGGTTCTTGGTCAGGATGCCGTCAGCTGACATGGTGGCGACCGGGCTGAAGCAGTGCCAGCAGGCCCAGGATCAGCTGGAGGATGCCATCAGCGGCGTGATGGATGCGGAACAGGAGCTCAGACAAAATGCCAGAGAGGTCAGGaccttctcctctgtgtgtgcctgactcttcctcctctcctcttcctctctgctgcgtgGGTGTCTGCTTTCTAACATTTACCATGAAGTAACACTGGTGTGTGTCCTGTTTCTGAAACGACCTTAAAACAGAGGGGAACCATGTCAGCAAGCTGCTCACAGCTGGTAGGAATGGAATCCACCGAGGGGACTTCCCCTGTGGTTCCTTTCAGTATAAACCAGGGCCCGCTGAACGCCTGCTTGTTCTTAACATGGGGGACTCCTACCAGGTCttaaacaaaaagcagcagagcaaATTTCAGATCCAGAAAACTTTAAGGAGGAAGTGATGAACAGAGAAGTTTGTGCGGTGGTTCTGGTTCATGGATCAACAGCCGCAGGTGTTCTTTATGGTGTGCTTTGTGCGTCACACGCATGTTTACAGGCTCACACGAGACTCTGTGAACTGTGCACTAATAAAGTTGAGTATTAACCAAAAGCCACTCGGTGACATCCTGCTGATAAGACATGAGTCGTGCTGAAGAGGATCAGAGCGTGCTCTCCACCGCATGACCTCAAACATTTACCTGAGTCAGGTGATGGGCTTTGTCCAGCCTCCTGGCTCTGTGGCAGTAACTTAATATAGCTTGGATGGAATAAACCCTGAACAA
This Parambassis ranga chromosome 15, fParRan2.1, whole genome shotgun sequence DNA region includes the following protein-coding sequences:
- the yipf3 gene encoding protein YIPF3, with the protein product MSAGSGSRNTNTEPWGSFEDNLIQGGGSAVIDMENMDDTSGSSFEDMGEMHQRMKEEEEVAAEAAAAEDDGNDDGEFLGMKGLKGQLGRQVADEVWQAGKRQASKAFNLYANIDILRPYFDVEPVQVRSRLIESLVPIRMINFPQKIAGELYGPLMLVFTLVAILLHGMKTSGTVIREGTLMGTAIGTCFGYWLGVSSFIYFLAYLVNAQITMLQTLSLLGYGLFGHCVVLLVTYNIHFHFLFYVLWLLIGGLSTLRMVAALLSRTVGQTPRLLLCGALSLLHMLFLLYLHFAYHKIVEGLLDSLEGPNMAPMQRVARDVPDLTFNATVKSMVVLLRAR